The Streptomyces sp. DH-12 genome has a window encoding:
- a CDS encoding FABP family protein, producing MIEIPSDLHKDLVPLAFLLGNWAGAGVHDFPGAEKCNFGQEVTFTHDGRDFLEYSSHTWVLDGDGNKVRPLESEHGYWRIDADRKVEVTMVRDDGVVEVWYGEMADKKPQIDLVTDAVARTAASGPYTGGKRLYGYVKSDLMWVGEKQTPEVGLRPYMSAHLKKVVTPEEVERWAKALPDDLPDDGIAFFK from the coding sequence ATGATCGAGATTCCGTCCGACCTGCACAAGGACCTCGTCCCGCTCGCGTTCCTGCTCGGCAACTGGGCGGGTGCGGGCGTGCACGACTTCCCCGGCGCCGAGAAGTGCAACTTCGGCCAGGAGGTCACCTTCACCCATGACGGGCGGGACTTCCTGGAGTACTCCTCGCACACCTGGGTGCTCGACGGCGACGGCAACAAGGTCCGCCCGCTGGAGTCGGAGCACGGCTACTGGCGCATCGACGCCGACCGCAAGGTCGAGGTGACCATGGTCCGCGACGACGGCGTCGTCGAGGTCTGGTACGGCGAGATGGCCGACAAGAAGCCGCAGATCGACCTGGTGACCGACGCCGTCGCGCGCACGGCCGCCTCCGGCCCGTACACCGGCGGCAAGCGGCTGTACGGCTACGTCAAGAGCGACCTGATGTGGGTCGGCGAGAAGCAGACCCCCGAGGTCGGGCTGCGCCCCTACATGTCGGCGCACCTGAAGAAGGTCGTCACCCCGGAGGAGGTCGAGCGCTGGGCCAAGGCCCTGCCCGACGACCTGCCGGACGACGGCATCGCGTTCTTCAAGTAG
- a CDS encoding transcriptional repressor, which translates to MVSTDWKSDLRQRGYRLTPQRQLVLEAVDTLEHATPDDILVEVRKTASGVNISTVYRTLELLEELGLVSHAHLGHGAPTYHLADRHHHLHLVCRDCTKVIEADVEVAAEFTEKLRDVFGFDTDMKHFAIFGRCQDCSLKASPAES; encoded by the coding sequence GTGGTGAGCACCGACTGGAAGAGCGACCTCAGGCAGCGCGGCTACCGGCTGACGCCCCAGCGCCAGCTCGTGCTCGAAGCCGTCGACACCCTGGAGCACGCGACCCCCGACGACATCCTCGTGGAAGTGAGGAAGACGGCGTCGGGGGTCAACATCTCCACCGTGTACCGCACGCTGGAGCTGCTGGAGGAGCTGGGCCTGGTCAGCCACGCCCACCTCGGGCACGGCGCGCCGACCTACCACCTCGCCGACCGCCACCACCACCTGCACCTGGTCTGCCGCGACTGCACCAAGGTGATCGAGGCGGACGTGGAGGTGGCCGCCGAGTTCACGGAGAAGCTGCGGGACGTCTTCGGCTTCGACACCGACATGAAGCACTTCGCGATCTTCGGCCGGTGCCAGGACTGCTCCCTGAAGGCGTCACCTGCCGAGTCGTAG
- a CDS encoding folate-binding protein YgfZ, giving the protein MKSPLLTLPGAVPAEGVDEGVAAHYGDLFREQRALADGTGFVDLSHRGVVTVSGPERLGWLHLLLTQHVQELPPHQATEALILSANGHIEHALYLVDDGGTTWAHVEPGTQEALIAYLESMKFFYRVEVADRTEDIAVVHLPAGSIAEVPEGAVVRETPYGRDLFLPRGDLEAYARKAGPAAGLLAHEALRVEQHRPRLGFETDHRTIPHELGWIGSAVHLQKGCYRGQETVARVQNLGKPPRRLVFLHLDGSEVHLPAPGTELRLADDGPDGRRIGFITTSVRHHELGPVALALVKRNVPVDARLLAGDTAAAQETVVEP; this is encoded by the coding sequence ATGAAAAGCCCTCTGCTGACCCTGCCCGGCGCCGTCCCCGCCGAGGGCGTGGACGAAGGCGTGGCCGCCCACTACGGCGACCTGTTCCGCGAGCAGCGCGCCCTCGCCGACGGCACCGGCTTCGTCGACCTGTCCCACCGCGGGGTCGTCACCGTCTCCGGACCCGAGCGGCTCGGCTGGCTCCACCTGCTCCTCACCCAGCACGTCCAGGAGCTGCCGCCGCACCAGGCCACCGAGGCGCTGATCCTGTCCGCCAACGGCCACATCGAGCACGCGCTCTACCTGGTCGACGACGGCGGGACGACCTGGGCGCACGTCGAGCCCGGCACCCAGGAGGCGCTGATCGCGTACCTGGAGTCGATGAAGTTCTTCTACCGGGTCGAGGTCGCCGACCGCACCGAGGACATCGCGGTGGTGCACCTGCCCGCCGGGTCCATCGCCGAGGTGCCGGAGGGCGCGGTGGTGCGCGAGACGCCGTACGGCAGGGACCTGTTCCTGCCCCGCGGCGACCTGGAGGCGTACGCGCGGAAGGCGGGACCGGCCGCCGGACTCCTCGCCCACGAGGCGCTGCGGGTCGAGCAGCACCGGCCGCGGCTCGGCTTCGAGACCGACCACCGCACCATCCCGCACGAGCTGGGCTGGATCGGTTCCGCCGTGCATCTGCAGAAGGGCTGCTACCGGGGCCAGGAGACGGTCGCCCGGGTGCAGAACCTGGGCAAGCCGCCGCGTCGGCTGGTCTTCCTGCACCTGGACGGCAGCGAGGTGCACCTGCCCGCGCCGGGCACCGAGCTGCGCCTCGCGGACGACGGCCCGGACGGCCGGAGGATCGGCTTCATCACGACCTCCGTACGCCACCACGAGCTGGGCCCGGTCGCTCTCGCGCTGGTGAAGCGGAACGTCCCGGTGGACGCCCGGCTGCTCGCCGGCGACACGGCCGCCGCGCAGGAGACCGTCGTCGAACCCTGA
- the dtd gene encoding D-aminoacyl-tRNA deacylase, which yields MRAVVQRVDGASVVVDGETVGEIEGEGLCVLVGVTHEDTEEKAAQLARKLWSLRMLKDEKSCSDVGAPLLVISQFTLYGDARKGRRPTWNAAAPGDLAEPLVDEVVAQLRALGATVATGRFGAQMRVSLTNDGPFTVLLEM from the coding sequence ATGCGTGCGGTGGTGCAGAGGGTGGACGGCGCGAGCGTCGTCGTGGACGGCGAGACCGTGGGGGAGATCGAGGGCGAGGGTCTGTGCGTCCTGGTCGGCGTCACCCACGAGGACACCGAGGAGAAGGCGGCGCAGCTCGCCCGCAAACTGTGGTCGCTCCGGATGCTGAAGGACGAGAAGTCCTGCAGCGACGTCGGCGCCCCGCTCCTGGTGATCAGCCAGTTCACCCTCTACGGAGACGCCCGTAAGGGCCGCCGCCCCACCTGGAACGCGGCCGCCCCCGGCGACCTCGCCGAGCCGCTGGTCGACGAGGTGGTGGCGCAGCTGCGCGCGCTGGGCGCGACGGTGGCGACGGGCCGGTTCGGCGCGCAGATGCGGGTGTCGCTGACGAACGACGGCCCGTTCACCGTGCTGCTGGAGATGTGA
- a CDS encoding aerial mycelium formation protein: MSTPGTGQSSAAVALTQEGAGEREFRRPPTQRTDSPALPGDGTEDGLTGLSLAELRATRRDAQRDEADLSYVRRLLQGRIDILRAELARRDLPAGAPAAVAPGETSVVQRLPEILRDTPARHRSSARHLTLGTPRGEEYRRLAAEMLGEVELSDLGARTDGELHTAMARLTGYEQQVSRRRQRLQRTADACGAEITRRYREGEAQVDDLLV, translated from the coding sequence ATGAGCACACCGGGGACCGGGCAGTCGTCTGCGGCTGTCGCGTTGACCCAAGAGGGCGCGGGGGAACGGGAGTTCCGCCGGCCGCCCACGCAGCGCACGGACAGCCCCGCGCTGCCCGGGGACGGGACGGAGGACGGTCTGACCGGGCTGAGCCTGGCGGAGCTGCGCGCGACACGGCGGGACGCGCAGCGCGACGAGGCCGACCTCAGCTACGTACGGCGGCTGCTGCAGGGGCGGATCGACATCCTGCGCGCGGAGCTGGCCCGGCGCGACCTGCCGGCGGGGGCGCCCGCGGCCGTCGCGCCGGGGGAGACCTCCGTCGTGCAGCGGCTGCCGGAGATCCTGCGCGACACCCCGGCACGCCACCGGTCCTCCGCCCGCCACCTCACGCTGGGCACGCCGCGCGGCGAGGAGTACCGGCGGCTGGCCGCCGAGATGCTCGGCGAGGTGGAGCTGTCCGACCTGGGCGCGCGCACGGACGGCGAGCTGCACACGGCGATGGCCCGGCTGACGGGGTACGAGCAGCAGGTGTCGCGGCGGCGGCAGCGGCTGCAGCGCACCGCCGACGCGTGCGGGGCGGAGATCACCCGGCGGTACCGGGAGGGGGAGGCGCAGGTCGACGACCTGCTGGTGTGA
- a CDS encoding GNAT family N-acetyltransferase codes for MTSRADIDVRPIDESEFADWNRAMNIGFLREPTTPEEVLDARRAQFTPGRSVGAFDGGRCVATFRSFAQELTVVGGAVVPADAVTNVTVSPTHRRRGLLTRMMAQDLAAAKERGDVVATLIAAEYPIYGRYGFGPATWTTEWTVDVPRAGLDPRWAGPEDGGRIDLVDAEDVRKHGPELHERLRRSQPGAVSRDELWWRTTTGAVRSHATFHEPYYVIHRSAGGEVEGMAAYTTDGKWGDGKQPLNTVQVKWLTGVTPAAERALWRYLCSIDWVVAVRTGYRAPDDLLPHFLPDPRAAAVTTQADWLWVRILDVVRALEARTYGAAGPLVLEVADAGGLAGGRYRLEASADGAGTCAPTTEDPDLSLDVADLATLWLGDESAVRLAALGRVREGRAGAARQADALLRTSRRPWCPDIF; via the coding sequence ATGACCTCCCGTGCCGACATCGACGTACGCCCCATCGACGAGTCCGAGTTCGCCGACTGGAACCGGGCCATGAACATCGGCTTCCTGCGTGAGCCGACCACGCCCGAGGAGGTGCTCGACGCGCGTCGGGCGCAGTTCACGCCCGGCCGCTCGGTGGGCGCCTTCGACGGCGGGCGCTGCGTCGCCACCTTCCGCTCCTTCGCGCAGGAGCTCACGGTGGTCGGCGGGGCGGTCGTGCCGGCCGACGCGGTCACCAACGTCACCGTCTCCCCGACCCACCGCCGGCGCGGGCTGCTGACCCGGATGATGGCCCAGGACCTCGCCGCGGCGAAGGAGCGGGGGGACGTCGTCGCCACGCTGATCGCCGCCGAGTACCCGATCTACGGGCGGTACGGCTTCGGCCCGGCCACCTGGACCACCGAGTGGACGGTCGACGTGCCGCGCGCCGGGCTCGACCCGCGCTGGGCGGGCCCGGAGGACGGCGGCCGCATCGACCTGGTGGACGCCGAGGACGTCCGCAAGCACGGCCCCGAACTGCACGAGCGGCTGCGCCGGTCCCAGCCGGGCGCGGTGAGCCGCGACGAGCTGTGGTGGAGGACCACCACCGGCGCCGTGCGCTCCCACGCGACGTTCCACGAGCCGTACTACGTGATCCACCGCTCGGCCGGCGGCGAGGTCGAGGGCATGGCCGCCTACACCACGGACGGCAAGTGGGGCGACGGCAAGCAGCCGTTGAACACGGTCCAGGTGAAGTGGCTGACCGGGGTGACCCCGGCCGCCGAGCGGGCGCTGTGGCGGTACCTCTGCTCGATCGACTGGGTGGTCGCGGTCCGGACCGGCTACCGGGCCCCCGACGACCTGCTCCCGCACTTCCTGCCCGACCCGCGCGCCGCCGCCGTCACCACACAGGCCGACTGGCTGTGGGTGCGCATCCTCGATGTCGTGCGGGCGCTGGAGGCGCGGACGTACGGGGCGGCGGGGCCGCTGGTGCTGGAGGTGGCCGACGCGGGCGGACTGGCCGGTGGACGGTACCGGCTGGAGGCGTCGGCGGACGGCGCCGGCACCTGTGCGCCGACCACCGAGGACCCGGATCTCTCCCTGGACGTCGCGGACCTGGCGACGCTGTGGCTCGGCGACGAGTCGGCGGTGCGGCTCGCTGCGCTGGGCCGGGTCCGGGAAGGACGAGCGGGCGCCGCCCGTCAGGCCGACGCCCTGCTGCGTACGTCCAGGCGACCGTGGTGCCCGGACATCTTCTGA
- a CDS encoding GntR family transcriptional regulator, translating to MEPEHASVHGRKKPQRPQRTHREVADELRARIRSGALRPGQRMPTQAQLAAEFGVERQAVRGALRILQSEHLLTNVSKGAPATVADRADRAPAGPATPPQPTTVALAPRMTAAFEADHVEIDAVCLTAVSLTLAIGEPLRQIYTGRLKPAKVDVRVLLPSRNIDLAFPAPVGGRQGDGDPVHERWLAQRNAQGQVLRHNLQALRATHGIDVRVTFRALPFTPPVKLYLLNNAEALFAYYTVTRSEAQIGRESLPTYDTQGMRSMLFAFERGAGRRDTTFVEQSRLWFNALWETISSELELTD from the coding sequence GTGGAGCCGGAACACGCCTCCGTCCATGGACGGAAGAAGCCGCAGCGGCCACAGCGGACGCATCGTGAGGTGGCCGACGAGCTGCGCGCCCGGATCCGGTCCGGAGCGCTGCGGCCGGGCCAGCGCATGCCCACGCAGGCACAGCTGGCCGCCGAGTTCGGCGTCGAGCGGCAGGCCGTGCGGGGCGCGTTGCGCATCCTCCAGTCGGAACACCTGCTGACCAACGTCTCCAAGGGGGCGCCCGCGACCGTCGCGGACCGCGCCGACCGGGCCCCGGCGGGCCCCGCCACCCCGCCGCAGCCCACCACGGTGGCGCTCGCGCCCCGGATGACGGCCGCCTTCGAGGCGGACCACGTGGAGATCGACGCCGTCTGCCTGACCGCCGTCTCCCTCACCCTCGCCATCGGCGAACCGCTGCGGCAGATCTACACGGGGCGGCTGAAACCGGCCAAGGTCGACGTCCGCGTCCTGCTGCCCAGCCGGAACATCGACCTGGCCTTCCCGGCGCCGGTCGGCGGGCGGCAGGGGGACGGGGACCCGGTGCACGAGCGCTGGCTGGCCCAGCGCAATGCCCAGGGGCAGGTGCTCCGCCACAACCTGCAGGCCCTGCGCGCCACGCACGGGATCGACGTGCGCGTGACCTTCCGCGCGCTGCCCTTCACCCCGCCGGTGAAGCTGTACCTGCTCAACAACGCCGAGGCGTTGTTCGCCTACTACACGGTGACCCGCAGCGAGGCGCAGATCGGCCGGGAGAGCCTGCCGACGTACGACACGCAGGGCATGCGGTCGATGCTGTTCGCCTTCGAGCGGGGTGCCGGACGGCGCGACACGACCTTCGTCGAGCAGTCCCGGCTGTGGTTCAACGCACTGTGGGAGACGATCAGTTCGGAGCTGGAGCTCACGGACTGA
- a CDS encoding GntR family transcriptional regulator codes for MTVAQENVSVNGSSRLSAQEIADILRERIRRGELKAGDRLPTQAELAEEFGVERGTVRQALRALQDDGLLSNVSKGSPPRIAAPAPAREEPQPTMAGLAPRLTEAFSTPRVRIDAVCLTAESFMLAVGEPVRHIHEGRIRPEAIDVRIMLPSRRINLAFPVPVDGRDAGEEDPVHERWLAQRNSQARVLQHNLQALRATHGIDVHVSFRALPFTPPVKLYLLNDEEALIGYYMLTRREEEWESQTLEMYDALGSASLLFSFAKRAGRRDQAFVEESQKWFDALWETITTDLTLSW; via the coding sequence TTGACCGTGGCCCAGGAGAACGTGTCAGTGAACGGCAGCAGCAGGCTCTCGGCCCAGGAGATCGCCGACATCCTGCGGGAACGCATCCGCAGGGGTGAACTGAAGGCGGGCGACCGGCTGCCCACGCAGGCCGAGCTGGCCGAGGAGTTCGGCGTGGAGCGCGGCACCGTCCGCCAGGCCCTGCGCGCCCTTCAGGACGACGGGCTCCTCAGCAACGTCAGCAAGGGCAGCCCGCCCCGGATCGCCGCGCCCGCACCGGCACGGGAGGAGCCCCAGCCGACGATGGCGGGGCTGGCGCCGCGGCTGACGGAGGCGTTCTCCACGCCCCGCGTGCGGATCGACGCCGTATGCCTCACCGCGGAGAGCTTCATGCTGGCGGTGGGCGAACCGGTCCGGCACATCCACGAGGGCCGCATCCGCCCCGAGGCGATCGACGTGCGCATCATGCTGCCGTCCCGGCGGATCAACCTCGCCTTCCCCGTGCCGGTCGACGGCCGCGACGCGGGCGAGGAGGACCCGGTCCACGAGCGCTGGCTGGCCCAGCGCAACTCCCAGGCCCGCGTGCTCCAGCACAACCTGCAGGCCCTGCGCGCCACGCACGGGATCGACGTGCACGTGTCCTTCCGCGCGCTGCCCTTCACCCCGCCGGTCAAGCTGTACCTGCTCAACGACGAGGAGGCGCTGATCGGTTACTACATGCTGACCCGGCGCGAGGAGGAGTGGGAGAGCCAGACCCTGGAGATGTACGACGCCCTCGGCTCCGCGTCCCTCCTCTTCTCCTTCGCCAAGCGGGCCGGCCGGCGGGACCAGGCGTTCGTGGAGGAATCCCAGAAGTGGTTCGACGCCCTCTGGGAAACCATCACGACGGACCTGACACTCTCCTGGTGA
- a CDS encoding HAD family hydrolase: protein MTSETQQTEAVTAGTETEPDDLRNLIEGARVVLWDFDGPVCRLFAGHSAERVARDLVEWLEGQGLHGLLDETERESLDPHAVLRAVDRRHPGSDLVAELEERLTQEELKAAASARPTPYADPLVHTWTAVGARLAVTTNNSPRVVREYLTSRGALPCFAPHLYGRTRELQYLKPHPHCLRRALNAMGAAPSAALMIGDTPSDLQAARAVGVPFLGYARNDRKHKLLRDAGAGAIVGSLEPVLKAVREAGRV from the coding sequence GTGACTTCTGAGACGCAGCAGACCGAAGCGGTGACAGCCGGGACCGAGACGGAACCGGACGACCTGCGGAACCTGATCGAAGGTGCCCGCGTCGTGCTGTGGGACTTCGACGGCCCCGTCTGCCGCCTGTTCGCGGGCCACTCCGCCGAGCGGGTGGCGCGGGACCTGGTGGAGTGGCTGGAGGGGCAGGGGCTGCACGGCCTGCTCGACGAGACCGAACGCGAGTCCCTCGACCCGCACGCCGTCCTGCGCGCCGTGGACCGCCGGCACCCCGGCAGCGACCTCGTCGCGGAACTGGAGGAACGTCTCACCCAGGAGGAGCTGAAGGCCGCCGCCTCGGCGAGACCCACGCCCTATGCCGATCCGCTGGTCCACACCTGGACGGCGGTGGGCGCCCGCCTGGCCGTCACCACCAACAACTCCCCGCGCGTGGTGCGGGAGTACCTCACCTCACGGGGCGCCCTGCCGTGCTTCGCCCCGCACCTCTACGGCCGCACGCGGGAACTCCAGTACCTCAAGCCGCACCCGCACTGCCTCCGCCGCGCCCTGAACGCGATGGGCGCCGCCCCGTCGGCCGCCCTGATGATCGGCGACACGCCGTCCGACCTCCAGGCGGCGCGGGCGGTGGGCGTGCCGTTCCTGGGCTATGCCCGCAACGACCGCAAGCACAAGCTGTTGCGGGACGCGGGGGCGGGGGCGATCGTCGGCTCGCTGGAGCCGGTGCTGAAGGCGGTGCGGGAGGCGGGCCGGGTCTGA
- a CDS encoding aminoglycoside phosphotransferase family protein gives MERATWCGTTTSGHHNQNHVLPVREPEARLLGREPGTSVTVRVRRAEALPVVIRTWDDEDGILGAVEGVLPHVPQCLAKGPGFAVHSYVEGVPLSSVCANGKPLDTLLMRALVGQLARMTRVRRSALPPLPPHWPGNDTDSQAFLRTLAHLADRQIRRPNWTAFGGLFAALGIPEDALVRLAERTPVMTRRPYSLLHADLHRDNVIVSPGGSLPVVCVDWELATYGDPLHDLAIHLVRMHYPEGQWPEVIGAWEEAVRRVRPAAVNGLAKDLPHYLDFERAQSVFPDVMRAAQSLEQAYTRKNLDGATAEVDRALRAAARPLGLRSVPGPKEIERALFRWLASRGARGAEVAGWSPDRRLPLPEDFGESAVLDALSVEGAAPAGRVFKGTAHLNTVVRVPGVPHPVVVRRRLPDVTRREPHFLSEHAVLRSIERAGVAVHAPRALALGETYPNDHFAIHTYLGPEDVDRPPDHPVHGLLPHEADGLVDQLCALTRVDYGQLDPTAGEPGFHRWLKDELVRLVDGLPGKTQRIARRLGLPDAGRLHQILSRQGVSHREPSLLHGDLNPWNLVRRDGGLTIIDWEMALIGDPLYDLVRHMHLTPTRPEIRDRMFRRWERTLPAAYTRDWRKDWQVYRRLETVRSAYVDLDRIVTGASLDAPNVRRAVASYAVTLAVASGALGLPVRATADPCLARALVRGRHGPGGA, from the coding sequence GTGGAACGCGCCACCTGGTGCGGCACGACCACCAGCGGTCACCACAACCAGAACCACGTGCTGCCGGTGCGGGAGCCGGAGGCGCGTCTGCTGGGCCGTGAGCCGGGGACGTCGGTGACGGTGCGCGTCCGCCGGGCCGAGGCCCTGCCGGTGGTGATCAGGACCTGGGACGACGAGGACGGGATCCTCGGGGCGGTCGAGGGCGTGCTGCCGCACGTGCCGCAGTGCCTCGCGAAGGGCCCGGGCTTCGCCGTCCACAGCTATGTGGAAGGCGTTCCCCTGTCCAGCGTCTGCGCCAACGGAAAGCCCCTGGACACCCTGCTCATGCGGGCGCTGGTCGGACAGCTCGCCCGGATGACACGGGTCAGACGCAGCGCCCTGCCGCCCCTGCCGCCTCACTGGCCCGGTAACGACACCGACAGCCAGGCCTTCCTGCGCACCCTCGCCCACCTCGCGGACCGGCAGATCCGCCGGCCCAACTGGACCGCCTTCGGCGGACTGTTCGCGGCGCTCGGCATCCCGGAGGACGCCCTGGTCCGGCTCGCCGAGCGCACCCCCGTCATGACGCGGCGGCCGTACAGCCTGCTCCACGCCGACCTGCACCGCGACAACGTGATCGTCTCCCCCGGCGGCTCGCTCCCTGTCGTCTGCGTCGACTGGGAGCTGGCGACGTACGGCGATCCCCTCCACGACCTGGCGATCCACCTGGTGCGCATGCACTACCCCGAGGGCCAGTGGCCGGAGGTCATCGGCGCCTGGGAGGAGGCCGTGCGCCGTGTCCGCCCGGCAGCCGTCAACGGGCTGGCCAAGGATCTCCCGCACTACCTCGACTTCGAGCGCGCGCAGTCCGTGTTCCCGGACGTGATGCGGGCGGCGCAGTCCCTGGAACAGGCGTACACGCGGAAGAACCTGGACGGGGCGACGGCGGAGGTGGACCGGGCGCTGCGCGCGGCCGCGCGTCCGCTCGGCCTGCGGAGCGTGCCCGGGCCGAAGGAGATCGAGCGGGCGCTGTTCCGCTGGCTGGCGTCACGCGGAGCGCGCGGCGCGGAGGTCGCCGGGTGGTCCCCGGACCGGCGCCTGCCTCTGCCGGAGGACTTCGGTGAGAGTGCGGTCCTCGACGCCCTGTCGGTGGAGGGCGCGGCGCCGGCCGGCCGGGTGTTCAAGGGCACGGCCCACCTCAACACCGTCGTGCGCGTTCCAGGGGTCCCTCACCCCGTCGTCGTACGGCGCAGGCTGCCCGACGTCACCCGGCGGGAGCCGCACTTCCTCAGCGAGCACGCCGTGCTGCGCAGCATCGAGCGGGCGGGTGTCGCCGTGCACGCACCCAGGGCCCTGGCGCTCGGCGAGACGTACCCGAACGACCACTTCGCCATCCACACCTACCTGGGCCCGGAGGACGTCGACCGTCCCCCGGACCACCCCGTGCACGGCCTGCTGCCGCACGAGGCGGACGGGCTGGTGGACCAGCTCTGCGCCCTGACCCGGGTGGACTACGGACAGCTCGATCCGACGGCGGGCGAGCCGGGTTTCCACCGCTGGCTCAAGGACGAGCTGGTCCGCCTCGTGGACGGACTGCCCGGGAAGACGCAGCGGATCGCCCGGCGACTGGGGCTCCCGGACGCCGGGCGGCTGCACCAGATCCTGTCCCGGCAGGGAGTCAGCCACCGGGAGCCCTCCCTGCTGCACGGCGACCTCAACCCGTGGAACCTGGTCCGCCGGGACGGCGGACTGACCATCATCGACTGGGAGATGGCGCTGATCGGGGACCCCCTGTACGACCTGGTCCGGCACATGCACCTCACCCCGACCCGCCCGGAGATCCGGGACCGCATGTTCCGCCGCTGGGAACGCACCCTCCCGGCCGCGTACACGCGCGACTGGCGGAAGGACTGGCAGGTGTACCGGCGGCTGGAGACCGTCCGCTCCGCCTACGTCGACCTCGACCGCATCGTCACCGGAGCGAGCCTCGACGCCCCGAACGTCCGCCGCGCGGTCGCCTCGTACGCGGTGACCCTGGCGGTCGCCAGCGGGGCGCTCGGCCTTCCGGTCCGGGCCACGGCCGATCCCTGTCTTGCCCGCGCCCTGGTCCGAGGCCGGCACGGCCCTGGCGGTGCGTAG
- a CDS encoding TetR family transcriptional regulator — translation MSEIGLRERKKRRMYRTVSDIAIRMFLERGFDAVSVAEVATAAEISKPTLFRYFPAKEDLVLYRIADHEEEPARVVREGPTPLEALRRHFLEGLERCDPVTGLNDDPEVLAFHTLLYGTPSLVARLYGQLERTEEALAEALGGGLDARLAAGQIIAVRRILAQENWRRIAAGERLDDVREDAVTAAERAFGMLARGLPAWVTE, via the coding sequence ATGAGCGAGATCGGCCTGCGGGAGCGCAAGAAGCGGCGGATGTACCGGACGGTGTCGGACATCGCGATCCGGATGTTCCTGGAGCGGGGGTTCGACGCGGTGTCCGTGGCGGAGGTGGCCACCGCGGCCGAGATCTCCAAGCCCACGCTCTTCCGGTACTTCCCCGCGAAGGAGGACCTCGTCCTGTACCGGATCGCGGACCACGAGGAGGAGCCCGCACGGGTCGTGCGGGAGGGGCCGACGCCCCTCGAAGCGCTGCGGCGCCACTTCCTGGAAGGGCTGGAGCGGTGCGATCCCGTCACCGGGCTCAACGACGATCCCGAGGTGCTCGCCTTTCACACGCTGCTGTACGGCACACCCTCCCTGGTCGCCCGGCTGTACGGCCAGCTGGAGCGGACCGAGGAGGCGCTGGCCGAGGCGCTCGGGGGCGGGCTCGACGCCCGGCTGGCCGCCGGGCAGATCATCGCCGTGCGGCGGATCCTCGCGCAGGAGAACTGGCGGCGGATCGCGGCGGGCGAGCGCCTCGACGACGTGCGCGAGGACGCGGTGACCGCGGCGGAGCGGGCGTTCGGGATGCTGGCGCGGGGCCTGCCCGCATGGGTGACCGAGTAA